The sequence ATACACAAACAGTGAATCCAGCGACCTTGGATCAAGTCAACCCCACGGTACTCGCGGAGTTGAAAGACATCATAGTCCCCGATCCTATTGGCGCTTGGCCGTGGGCAATCGGTTATTGGCTGGTTTTAGCACTTGTGATTGCCCTCATTACACTCTTAGCTATCTGGCTAAGAAAACGCGCCCGTGACTTAGCGCCGAAAAAAGCCGCCAAGCAGTTACTGAATAGGCTTGATAGGCAAGCACCTTCCTATGTCTCTGACGTCAATAGTGTATTAAAACGTACCGCCATGAGTTACCTCAGCAGAGAAGCGATAGCCCCCTTAGATGGTGAGGCTTGGGCGACTTGGCTAGACAGCTATTTACCCGAGCATAAACGCCAACGGATCGGCCCTTTGCTAGCCAAACGCCATCAGCCAACGCCGTTGACCTTAGCTCAAGCTAATGAATTGCATCAACTGGCACAGGCTTGGTTGACATCGAAAACAAAACTGAGTGCGCCTGAGCCGGCTCATGCGCAAATCCAACCAACTAACACTCAACAAACGGAGGCACAATGTTAACAATTACATGGCCTTGGTTATTGGTGTTATTACCCTTACCTTTGATTTTTTGGAGCCAACACACAGTACAAGTGGAGGGTGGCCGTCTGCAATTACCCGGAATAAGCCAAACGGGCAAACAAAGCTTAGCGGCCAACACGCGTCAGAGCCGTAAACGCTATTGGTTGATGTGGAGCTTGTTAGTGCTCGCTATCGCTCGTCCTCAATGGCTTGGGGATCCCATAGAACTACCAAGCAAAGGGCGCGATTTGATGATGGCGGTGGATTTATCTGGCAGTATGCAAATTGAAGATATGGTGGTAAATGGCAAAACTGTCGACCGTTTCACTTTAATCCAACACGTCGTCAGTGACTTTATTGAACGCCGTAAAGGTGATCGTATCGGCTTGATTTTATTTGCCGATCACGCTTATTTACAGGCGCCGCTCACGCAGGATAGACGTTCAGTGGCACAATTTTTAAAGGAAGCGCAAATCGGCTTAGTGGGTAAACAAACGGCCATTGGCGAAGCCATCGCTTTAGCCGTTAAGCGTTTCGATAAAATTGATGAGAGTAACAGAGTACTGATTTTATTGACCGACGGCTCTAATAACGCGGGTAATATTGAACCTGAACAGGCGGCACAAATTGCCGCAAATCGCAAAGTCACTATTTACACTGTGGGTGTCGGGGCCGATGTAATGGAGCGCCGTACACTCTTTGGCCGCGAGCGGGTTAACCCTTCGATGGATTTAGATGAGAACCAGCTTAAGCATATCGCCGACGTCACCCACGGCCGCTATTTTCGCGCCCGTAACAGCCAAGAGCTAGACCAGATTTACCAAGAAATCGATAAACTCGAACCTGTAAGTCGCGATCAATTAAGCTATCGTCCGCAGGTCGAATTATTCTATTGGCCGCTAGCATTAGCACTTCTCACAAGTCTGTGGATTGCCCTTGCTCAATTGCCAATCTTTGCGGTACGCCGCGTTAAACCCTCTGTCGCCACCACTTCACAGGGGAAAATTAAATAATGAGCCTGCATTTTATTCGTCCCGAATGGCTATTAGCACTATTACCACTGGCCTTAGTGTTATTGATTTTATGGCGACACCACCAAAACCACAGTGCTTGGAACCGTTATATTG is a genomic window of Shewanella putrefaciens containing:
- a CDS encoding DUF4381 domain-containing protein produces the protein MNTQTVNPATLDQVNPTVLAELKDIIVPDPIGAWPWAIGYWLVLALVIALITLLAIWLRKRARDLAPKKAAKQLLNRLDRQAPSYVSDVNSVLKRTAMSYLSREAIAPLDGEAWATWLDSYLPEHKRQRIGPLLAKRHQPTPLTLAQANELHQLAQAWLTSKTKLSAPEPAHAQIQPTNTQQTEAQC
- a CDS encoding vWA domain-containing protein, producing the protein MLTITWPWLLVLLPLPLIFWSQHTVQVEGGRLQLPGISQTGKQSLAANTRQSRKRYWLMWSLLVLAIARPQWLGDPIELPSKGRDLMMAVDLSGSMQIEDMVVNGKTVDRFTLIQHVVSDFIERRKGDRIGLILFADHAYLQAPLTQDRRSVAQFLKEAQIGLVGKQTAIGEAIALAVKRFDKIDESNRVLILLTDGSNNAGNIEPEQAAQIAANRKVTIYTVGVGADVMERRTLFGRERVNPSMDLDENQLKHIADVTHGRYFRARNSQELDQIYQEIDKLEPVSRDQLSYRPQVELFYWPLALALLTSLWIALAQLPIFAVRRVKPSVATTSQGKIK